The window TCCAGACTTGTCTTGCCGTAGCTCTCTACCGGAAAATCCCAGCCCCCTTGATCATAATAGTTATAGAGGATTGAACTGTAATTCTTCTTGTTATTATAGACATGTTTGGTGTTGGCAGGATGATGGACATTGACAACGAATTTCTTTCCTGTACCGTTTGTGCCGACAAATTTCTCAAAGTCCTTATTATCAATCACCACCACGTCTTCTGCTCCGCTTTCCTTCACCGCGTTCTTAATAATCTTCATATTCTGATTCTGGGCACCACCGAGAAGAAGCAGGAGCTTGCTCTGCTTGGAGTTGATGAAGCGCTGGGCAAGGTTATAGAGATAGCCCGTACCTCGGCAGGGCTCACTGTATTTCCACCATTCTCGCTTATACTGGGATTTGCCATTCTCATCCCAACAGCACATGGCCTGGGTAAACTGGATCTGCTCTGGAATCGATGCAAAGAAGCCGCTTTTACCAAAGTCATCCAGGCTCATCTCAGCAAGGTTCTTGGTTTGCTCGTTGATGGTAAGCAGCACCTTCTCATCAATGAGTTTTTCCACCCCGAGCGCCTTGAGCAGCAAGGCCAGATTCACGGCCATGCCGCCCTTGTACACAGATTGAAGGCAGGCCTTTTTCATATCGCCCTGCTCTTCCAAGGTCTTTTGCATATCCTTGAGGGCGGTGTAGCTGGTTGCCAAGCCGCAGACAGTCACTACGGGATCTGGGGATAGGTCCCGGCAGGGGCAAAGTAGAGGCTGTAGTTGTTGACCTCTGATATCTTATCGCCGAGGTGGACCTGATTATCCAGGGCAAATTGGATAAGGTCAAGCTCGCTGTTATGCTGGGTATAGTCAATACATCGTTCGCAAATATTACTGGTCATACGGATCTCCTCATACTGCATAATATCATTATATTAAACTACTCATTAGCCAAGCAAGCACACTCCCCCCTCCTTTACATACCAATCACCTCCCAGAGTCCTTCGATATTGCCGGATACGTTGACAGCGCTCAGCATACTGGATAAGTTACATTTTTCCTTCTGCATGCTCAACCGATGAATAACGCGAAGGTATACAAGGGGTATAATCTGATAATTTTTCCGCAAGAGGCAGAGACATTGAAATATGATTTCGACCGAATAATAGAAAAAAAAGGTATCAATTCGGTAAAATGGGAATTCATGGAGTTTCTCACCAAAGATATCGACAAGGACACTCTTCCTTTTTGGATAGCAGACATGGATTTTATGTGCCCTCCCCCTCTGCTTGAAGCCATCAAAGAGCGTGCCGACAAGTTTACTCTTGGATACAGTATGGCTGATGATACATATCACGAGGCTGTCTGCAATTGGATGGAACGACGGTTTAGCTGGAACATACACCCTTCTGATATCTTCATAAGTCCCGGCGTGGTGAAAGGCATCGAAAATCTCATCCTGAGTCTGACCACAGCAGGAAACGGCATCATTATTCAAAAACCGGTATATTACCCGTTCTCAGCCATCATTCAGCAGACCGGGCGTACCGTGGTTAATAACGCCCTGATAAATACTGCTGGATTCTATGAGATAGACTTTCAGGATCTGCAACGCAAGGCGCAAGACCCGGCAAACAAGATGCTGCTTTTATGCAGTCCTCATAACCCGGTCGGCAGAGTTTGGACGGAGCAGGAACTGAGACAGGTTGCAGAAATATGCCTGGAAAACGACGTGATCCTCGTGTCCGATGAAATTCATTTCGACCTGTTGAGAAAAGGCGTCACCCACATTCCCCTTGCCAGGCTTTATCCTGAAGAAGACAGGATCATTACCTGTACCGCACCGAGCAAGACCTTTAATACCGCCGGGCTCCAGATCTCAAACATCATTATAAAAAACAAGACGTTTCAAAAGAAATGGTCGGAGATTGCAGGCATGGAACTCCCCTCACCACTTGCTCTTACAGCAGTAAAGGCAGCGTATAACGAGGGGGAAGAATGGCTGGAACAACTGCTTGTCTATCTGGATGAAAACTTTTCTTTTCTGGATCAGTACATCAAGGAAAAAATACCCAAGGCAAAATTCTCAATCCCGCAAGGAAGCTACCTGGCCTGGATTGATTTCAGCCCTTACGGATATGACGACAAGGAACTCGACAGAATACTTATTCAGGAGGCCAAGGTTCTGCTTGAGGCGGGAACCATATTTGGGCCGGAAGGTGCGGGCTTCCAACGAATGAATATAGCCTGCCCGAGAGCTACTCTTGAGCAAGGTCTGGAAAGAATATCTACAGCATTACATGGGTAACCTGCATTCTCACCACGTTTCTCCTGTGATCCTGTCCTATGAATATCCTGAAGTAATCCCAGTTGGTTCTGCGTAGCCTGCTTGTTCTCTCGACGAATACGGAGCAATGTGTTGTGTTTCACATAGAAAGGACATTTTACGTCTCTTTCCTCCGAATAAATCGAAGCATTCGGCCTATCAGACTGGATTGTTTTTGTAGCTCAATGCGGACTTCCTTCAATGCCCCGCGCCAGTCTTCCAAATCCGGTTGCTCAAGTTCTTCTGCAATTTCCACGGCCCGACTCAGGTAGGGTTCAGCCTTGGCTGGTTTATCCTGGGTGACATAGATCCAGGCGATATTCGCCCTGATGCTTGCCTCTAATTCTTCTGCGCCAAGCTTCTCTGCTTTTTCCAGGCTCTGTTCATGATACTTCAATGCGGTACTGTGATCCTCTTTGGCTGAGTATATCATACCTATATTATTGAGGACCACGCACTCCTGCTGTTCTTCACCACAATCTCGCATAAGGGCTAAATCCTGCTCGGAATACTTCAGGGCCGTATCGTAATCCCCCTGTGCCCTATATACTTGAATGATATTGTTCAGCTCCTCGCTTTCCGTTTCCACATCCTCGTTTTCCCGACTGAGCGCCAAGGACTGTTCAAAGTATTCCAGCGCAGAAGGAAATTCGCCCTGCGCCTGGTACACTGCACCTATGTTGTTCAGCACTTTGCTTTCGCTTTCCTTTTCACCCATCTCCCGTAATATGCTAAGGCTTTGTTCCAGATACTCCAGGGCCTTTGCATACTCTTTTTTCGTATTATAAATCGAAGCAATATTCTCCAAGGCCAGGGCTCCTGCTTCTTTACAATCGATATTTTCACATATATCAAGGCATTGTTCAAGATACTCCATAGCCTGGTCGTTATTCCCCTGTTCGAGACAGAGTACACCGATCTCACGCAAAAGCCTGGCTTCCCGGTTGTGGTCGCGGATCTCACGGGCTATAAAGAGGGCCTGTTCATACAAGGACAGAGCCTCTGAATAGCGGTCCATATCCCAAAGAATTGATCCTGCCTGGCAGAGACAGGATACCTGTTCCTCCTTGCGTTCTTCGGGCAGCGCAGCGGCAGCGGCCTGGAAAAACTGCACAGCATCGCTATAGTGATATTGCAATAAATACAGCATGGCCAAGTTGGTACAGATCTCTGTTTCAGAGACCTGCCATTCTTTGAGAACAGCTACTGGTTGTGTATTATGCTCTTTCAAATCACTAATAACGGCCTGGGCGTTCTCCCTTGCCAGAAGAAGCGATTGCTCTGCGTGGTAAAATTCGCCAACAGCAATAGCCTGACCAGCCTTCTCTCTCAACTCCTCTACTTCCGGGAAATAACACTTGAAGCCCTCAAAACGCTCCAGTATCTCCTTATAGTGAATGGCCATTTCTTGCAGTCTGACGACCAGATCATCAGAATGCACACCCTGTTTTTTCAACACCATGAAAAAACCAGCAGCAGCCCTCTCTGTTATGTGAAATTTCTCTGCACATAGTGCAAAGATATCTGATGCGTCAGTACGTTTCTGCATGATAAGTTTGGTACTCCTTGGCTATATTCATCCTGCGGCTCAGGCCGGTCCCCGCAGCGCGGCACGAACCGCCTCCAATACCTTACGGGCGTTTTCCAGATCAGGTGCTTCAAGCTGCTCCATAAGCTCTACTGCCCGACTGAAGTATGGCTCGGCCTTAGCTAGCTCGCCTTGGCTTCCATAAGTATCTCCTATATTCCAATAGGTATCTACTTCACCAGCCTTGTCGCCAATTTCCTTTTTTATTGTCAAACTTTGCTCATAGTGCTTTAGTGCGGCTATGTTCTCCTCTTTGTTTCTATAAGCCAAACCAATACTATGCAGAGTTGCTCCTTCTTGCCTTCTGTCGCCAATATCCTGTGATATCATCAAGCTCTGCTTCAAATACTCAAAAGCTGTATTGAGTTTGCCTTGATCGATATATACTAAACTGATATTGTTCAAAGTTGCGCTTTCTCCACGCTTGTCTTTGATCGCCTGTCGAATTGCCAGACTTTGCTCATAATATGGTAGCGCAGCTGGATAGTTTCTCTGTTGTCTATAAATTTCTCCGATGTTGTTCAGCGACCAGCCTTCACCTTCCTTGTTTCCTGCGTCCTTCAGCAATGACAGAGCTTGCTTCAAGCACGTTAGAGCCTTAGCATAGTCGCCCTTCGCTTGATAAATATTGCTGATATTATTCAACGTCGCCCCCTCGCCTGTCTTATCACCAAGCTCTTGCGCTATTGACAGGCTTTGTTCTAAGAACTTCAAGGCGTTCCTGTGGTCACCCTGCACTTTGTAAATCAAGCCGATGTTGTTCAACGACAAGCCTTCGTTTTTCCGGTCGCCAATATCACGATAAAGAGATATGCTTTGCTTGTAGAGATTCAGTGCATCCACATAACAGGAAACACGGTATAATTCTACTCCTGCTTCGCCCAGATATTCTGCTCGTTCCCATTTGCGTCCTTCCGGCAGGGCAGCCGCAGCCACCTGCAAATAATCGGCAGACTTTGCATGGTGATATTGAAGCCGTTGCAGCTTGGCTTGATCAACACAACTTTCTGCTTCCGAGAGCTGCCGTTTCTCTAACGCAGCCTGCTGTTCCTCAATTGCCGCCTTCATTCGAGCAATCGCTTCTCGGTCTCGCTCCCGTGCTTGAGCAAGCAAATCCTCCGCCTCAGAAAAGCGACCATCTTCAATAGCATCCTTTGCCTGGGCCTTGAGGTTGCGAACTTCAGGGTCATCCGAAGAGATGGTATTAAAGCGTTCCAGCAGCTCCTTATGGCGCATCGCTATTTCCCGTAACTTGCTATCCAGCTCCCAGGCTGGAACCTGCTCTTGTTCCAGAATCTTGAAAAAACTGGTCAAGGCCGACTTGGTCACCCCAAACTCTTCAGCATACGAGATCAACGTCTCTGGAGGAACACCGTAGTTGTTGACCTGCTTGCCAATAGGGTTCTCCCCTTGCGCAATGTTCTGCTCTCCGCCCTTACTTTCAAAATGGTTATCCATCTTCCTGTCTCGTTTGAAGAAAGTCATAGCAGGACTATAAACCGCCATCACCTCTTCCTGCAATAAAAACAGTGTCGTCCGTATAAAAGCGGCTCTGCCCCGGCACCGGGGAAAACTCCATGCCTGCAGGGACAGATAGTACATGCAGGCATACTCTTCGGGAGAATGCAGGCATGCTCCTGCGAAAGACGGCAGTGCCGCCGATATTGCTTCGGGAAACACCATCCCCTCCCGGGTGCATTTCCAAAAAGTAGGAAGTTTACCAGATGAGCACAATTTTCAAACTGAGCATATATATCAATAAGTTACAATAGCATCGCTAAAACCTATAAAGAGAAATATAAAAACATTATGCTCAGGTAAACAGCGCAAATCATCCAAAAAGGGGTGGTTTGATCATTATTCTAAATGACATCTTGATGAAGCTAAATATAAATCATTGTAAAGTTAGCTAGATAAGGCCAAGTGACATTCCTGCTTTTTGCCTACTTTTTGGGAATGCTCCCCCCTCCCCGACATTGCATCCCCCGTCCCGACATGCTAGGATAGCAACCCGAAACAAGCAACGCATCTCCCCGCACTCAACCAACAAGCCCCCATGCCAGCAACAGGACAATTCCGCTTCTCCATAGACCGGGGCGGCACCTTCACCGATGTCTACGCCGAGGTACCGGGCAAACCCGGCTTCCGCACCATCAAGCTGCTCTCCGAAGACCCGGCCAATTACCCGGATGCGCCCCGCGAGGGTATCCGCCGCATTCTGGCCGAGTTCGGTATTCCCCTGCAAAACGGCCTATTGGACAGCTCCCGCATCGAGTGGATTCGCATGGGCACCACGGTTGCCACCAATGCCCTGCTGGAGCGCAAAGGTGCCCGCACCGCCCTGATCACCACCAGGGGCTTCGGCGATATTCTCCAGATCGGCTATCAGGATCGGCCCGACCTCTTTGATCTCAGGATCGTCAAGCCCGACCTCTTATACGAGGAGGTCATTGAGGTGGAGGAACGCCTGCTGCTCGTCAAGGATGACCGTGAAGCAGCCCGGCAGGAGAGCTTAGGGCATCCCTTGCTCACCGGCAGCACGGGCGAGCGTTTTGCCGTGCTGGCTGCCCCGGATATTGAGGCCCTGCAACCCCGCTTGCAGGCCATCCTGGACCAGGGCATCAGCTCAGTGGCCGTGGTCTTTGCCCATGCCTACAGTTGCCCGCAACACGAGGAGCAGGTCGGCGGACTGGCCCGCCGGCTGGGCTTTGCGCAAGTCTCCCTCTCCTCTCAGGTCATGCCCGCAGTCAGGCTGGTTTCGCGCGGAGACACCACCTTGGTGGATGCCTATCTCACCCCGCATATCCGCGCCTATCTGGACAGCTTTCGCTCCGGATTCGCTGGCGGATT is drawn from Candidatus Electrothrix aestuarii and contains these coding sequences:
- a CDS encoding tetratricopeptide repeat protein, which codes for MQKRTDASDIFALCAEKFHITERAAAGFFMVLKKQGVHSDDLVVRLQEMAIHYKEILERFEGFKCYFPEVEELREKAGQAIAVGEFYHAEQSLLLARENAQAVISDLKEHNTQPVAVLKEWQVSETEICTNLAMLYLLQYHYSDAVQFFQAAAAALPEERKEEQVSCLCQAGSILWDMDRYSEALSLYEQALFIAREIRDHNREARLLREIGVLCLEQGNNDQAMEYLEQCLDICENIDCKEAGALALENIASIYNTKKEYAKALEYLEQSLSILREMGEKESESKVLNNIGAVYQAQGEFPSALEYFEQSLALSRENEDVETESEELNNIIQVYRAQGDYDTALKYSEQDLALMRDCGEEQQECVVLNNIGMIYSAKEDHSTALKYHEQSLEKAEKLGAEELEASIRANIAWIYVTQDKPAKAEPYLSRAVEIAEELEQPDLEDWRGALKEVRIELQKQSSLIGRMLRFIRRKET
- a CDS encoding MalY/PatB family protein, producing the protein MNNAKVYKGYNLIIFPQEAETLKYDFDRIIEKKGINSVKWEFMEFLTKDIDKDTLPFWIADMDFMCPPPLLEAIKERADKFTLGYSMADDTYHEAVCNWMERRFSWNIHPSDIFISPGVVKGIENLILSLTTAGNGIIIQKPVYYPFSAIIQQTGRTVVNNALINTAGFYEIDFQDLQRKAQDPANKMLLLCSPHNPVGRVWTEQELRQVAEICLENDVILVSDEIHFDLLRKGVTHIPLARLYPEEDRIITCTAPSKTFNTAGLQISNIIIKNKTFQKKWSEIAGMELPSPLALTAVKAAYNEGEEWLEQLLVYLDENFSFLDQYIKEKIPKAKFSIPQGSYLAWIDFSPYGYDDKELDRILIQEAKVLLEAGTIFGPEGAGFQRMNIACPRATLEQGLERISTALHG
- a CDS encoding tetratricopeptide repeat protein; this translates as MAVYSPAMTFFKRDRKMDNHFESKGGEQNIAQGENPIGKQVNNYGVPPETLISYAEEFGVTKSALTSFFKILEQEQVPAWELDSKLREIAMRHKELLERFNTISSDDPEVRNLKAQAKDAIEDGRFSEAEDLLAQARERDREAIARMKAAIEEQQAALEKRQLSEAESCVDQAKLQRLQYHHAKSADYLQVAAAALPEGRKWERAEYLGEAGVELYRVSCYVDALNLYKQSISLYRDIGDRKNEGLSLNNIGLIYKVQGDHRNALKFLEQSLSIAQELGDKTGEGATLNNISNIYQAKGDYAKALTCLKQALSLLKDAGNKEGEGWSLNNIGEIYRQQRNYPAALPYYEQSLAIRQAIKDKRGESATLNNISLVYIDQGKLNTAFEYLKQSLMISQDIGDRRQEGATLHSIGLAYRNKEENIAALKHYEQSLTIKKEIGDKAGEVDTYWNIGDTYGSQGELAKAEPYFSRAVELMEQLEAPDLENARKVLEAVRAALRGPA